A stretch of Apostichopus japonicus isolate 1M-3 chromosome 9, ASM3797524v1, whole genome shotgun sequence DNA encodes these proteins:
- the LOC139973238 gene encoding uncharacterized protein, with protein sequence MATANPSKLDEEILLCSICLDTLEEPKMLPCLHRFCKMCLSQVVNNIAIRDTIFNCPTCRQQTDVPENGADGFKGDFLLEAILESRKLEITLKDKHKKQICSSCESTKQVVAICPDCGGFLCNDCLLCHKSMKILRLHTHLVTLKDIEAGTVTFNAQTVTSLSKTPKCPTHKDMPLHISCQTCDKLICPVCAPIHHPGHKFEEISTAADRMKEKFQTSTEELRQSIGNSAVFTKPFEELEEDYIKLESTVNEYTETQKDAIKKEMDSALRRLKEKELKIKQKAERKLRIVKTGKDWIMSEIHTRKMFSKHYIEKTNKCLTNVQSKVENICKTSRVLTETADNWSVLSTAPEFLTACSGVLNDLSSMRQDLNICLNNSDNESGSNVESGSSKNYESEGDTDSEKGSIPSSEEKDSEYNEDEVKETMSCFPGLSRSPFIDEEWYQLHVTCIDEAITDLRAFPDKYILTLASAANGYAEVYTFNTETEDTLTTCNYDTFELPFQDTEGKVLIAKMNYTIEDSLVAIVNNWSDLYYIDNDGEDERSSFELSTNQTEVTCITQGLDAREVIVGICGTTTLYRCNLQAEEISNIPINVDDMAHPVSLSSTKDGNLLLCDGKRKAVAINDLGEQLYQYHGRLDDDRPMKICADQQGLVYVLWRTQGINIPDSNMDSIDKDDSDESQKSFPSIGSSESDKEDVTKVVMQYTQKGTLISEFTVDRKVTMMAPITTKEGFDGIAVATPRGELTAFYMDDFGIKLSRFVQDNEDTLKCEDSQNETASAKVDDKDVLVKV encoded by the exons ATGGCAACGGCAAACCCGTCGAAATTAGATGAGGAAATCTTACTTTGTTCCATTTGTCTTGATACTTTGGAAGAGCCTAAAATGTTACCATGCCTTCACCGCTTCTGTAAAATGTGTTTGTCTCAAGTTGTCAACAACATTGCTATCAGGGATACCATTTTCAATTGCCCTACATGTCGACAACAGACAGATGTACCAGAAAATGGAGCCGATGGATTTAAAGGTGATTTTCTCTTGGAAGCTATATTGGAAAGCCGAAAATTGGAGATCACTCTGAAAGACAAGCACAAGAAACAAATTTGCAGTTCGTGTGAGTCGACCAAGCAGGTCGTGGCTATATGTCCCGATTGTGGTGGTTTCCTCTGCAATGACTGTCTGTTATGCCATAAGTCAATGAAAATTTTACGACTTCATACTCATCTTGTAACGTTAAAAGATATTGAAGCAGGCACAGTAACATTTAATGCTCAAACCGTGACTTCTCTATCCAAAACACCAAAATGCCCTACTCACAAGGACATGCCTTTGCATATCAGCTGTCAAACATGCGATAAGTTGATATGCCCCGTGTGCGCTCCAATACATCATCCTGGTcacaagtttgaagaaatttcaaCAGCGGCCGatagaatgaaagaaaaatttcaaaCCTCTACAGAAGAATTAAGGCAAAGCATTGGCAATAGTGCAGTGTTTACAAAACCTTTTGAAGAACTTGAGGAGGATTACATTAAACTAGAAAGCACAGTCAATGAGTACACTGAAACACAAAAAGATGCAATTAAGAAAGAAATGGACTCTGCTTTGAGAAGACTGAAGGAAAAGGAACTGAAGATTAAACAGAAAGCAGAAAGAAAGCTCCGAATCGTCAAAACTGGCAAGGACTGGATTATGTCTGAGATTCACACTAGAAAGATGTTCTCCAAACACTAcattgaaaaaacaaacaaatgctTAACCAATGTTCAAAGTAAAGTGGAAAACATTTGCAAAACATCTCGTGTTTTAACCGAGACTGCTGACAATTGGTCTGTTCTTTCGACAGCCCCTGAATTTCTCACTGCTTGTTCAGGGGTACTTAATGACTTAAGTTCTATGAGGCAGGACCTTAACATATGTCTTAACAATTCAGATAACGAAAGCGGATCTAATGTAGAAAGTGGAAGCAGTAAAAACTACGAATCTGAAGGTGATACAGATTCCGAAAAGGGCAGTATCCCCAGCAGCGAAGAAAAGGATAGCGAGTACAACGAAGATGAAGTGAAAGAAACCATGTCTTGTTTTCCAGGTTTATCTCGTTCTCCATTCATCGACGAAGAATGGTATCAACTGCATGTTACATGTATCGATGAAGCAATTACTGATCTAAGAGCTTTCCCCGACAAATATATTCTAACGTTGGCGAGTGCTGCCAATGGGTACGCGGAGGTATACACTTTTAATACAGAAACAGAGGACACTTTAACAACTTGTAACTATGACACATTTGAGCTTCCATTTCAGGACACAGAGGGAAAGGTTCTCATTGCAAAGATGAATTATACTATTGAAGACTCACTTGTGGCAATCGTAAATAACTGGTCAGACCTATATTATATAGATAATGACGGGGAAGACGAGCGCAGTTCCTTTGAGCTAAGTACTAATCAAACAGAGGTTACATGTATTACGCAAGGGTTAGATGCACGTGAAGTAATTGTTGGCATCTGTGGCACAACGACACTTTATCGGTGTAACCTTCAAGCCGAGGAAATATCAAATATCCCAATTAACGTCGATGATATGGCGCATCCTGTTTCTCTCTCATCTACGAAAGATGGAAATCTTCTTCTTTGTGATGGAAAACGTAAGGCCGTGGCGATTAATGACCTCGGCGAGCAGTTATATCAGTATCACGGCCGACTCGACGATGATAGACCAATGAAAATATGCGCAGATCAACAAGGCTTAGTGTACGTGTTATGGAGGACGCAAGGTATTAATATTCCCGATTCGAACATGGACAGCATAGACAAAGATGATAGTGACGAAAGTCAGAAGTCTTTTCCTTCCATTGGTTCATCAGAAAGCGATAAAGAGGATGTAACCAAAGTAGTTATGCAGTATACCCAAAAAGGAACCTTGATCAGCGAGTTTACAGTTGACAGAAAGGTCACCATGATGGCACCTATTACTACAAAGGAGGGATTTGATGGCATAGCGGTGGCCACCCCTCGGGGCGAATTAACAGCATTCTATATG GATGACTTTGGAATAAAGCTGAGTAGATTTGTGCAAGACAATGAAGACACCCTGAAATGTGAAGATTCTCAAAACGAAACAGCCTCAGCAAAGGTCGACGATAAAGATGTGCTTGTTAAAGTTTAG
- the LOC139974209 gene encoding uncharacterized protein isoform X1, whose protein sequence is MATANPSNLDEEILLCSICLDTLEEPKMLPCLHRFCKKCLSQVVNKIDATFNCPTCRQQTDVPENGADGFKGDFLLEAILESRKLEITLKDKHKKQICSSCETTKQVVAICPDCGGFLCNDCLLCHKSMKMLRLHTHLVTLKDIEAGTVTFNAKTVTSLSKTPKCPTHKDMPLHISCQTCDKLICPVCAPIHHPGHKFEEISTAADRMKEKFQTSTEELRQSISNGAVFTKPFEELEEDYIKLESTVNEYTETQKDEIKKEMESALGRLKEREMKIRQKAERELQVLKTGEDFTMSEIHTRKMFSKHYIEKSNKCFTNVQSKVENICKTSRILTETADNWSVLSTAPEFLTACSGVLNDISSMRQDLTMCFDSSEGETYSEKGSIPSRKEEDGESDEDEVIENVFSFPGLSRSPFIDEEWYQLHVTCIDEAITDLRAFSDKYILTLASAADGTVMVYTFNTETEGTLTTCNYDTLELPFYDTEGKVLIAKMNHTIEDSLVAIINNSSDLYYIDNDGEAKCSSFELNSNPTEVTCITQGLDALEVIVGICGTTTLYRCNLQAEEISNIPINVDDMAPPVSLSSTKEGNFLLCDGQRKAVAINELGEQLYQYHGRHDDDRPMKICADQQGLVYVLWESQGINIPDSNMDSVDEDGSDESQKSFPSLGSSESDEEDEEDVTKVVMQYTQKGIFISEFTVYKDITMIAPITPKEGFGGIAVATPYGNLTAFYMNDYGIKLSRFVQDKEETLKCEDSQNETASAKVDDKDLIVKL, encoded by the exons ATGGCCACGGCAAACCCGTCAAACTTAGATGAGGAAATCTTACTATGTTCCATTTGCCTTGATACTTTGGAAGAGCCTAAAATGTTACCATGCCTTCACCGCTTCTGTAAAAAATGTTTGTCTCAAGTTGTAAACAAAATTGATGCCACTTTCAATTGCCCTACATGTCGACAACAGACAGATGTACCAGAAAATGGAGCCGATGGATTTAAAGGTGATTTTCTCTTGGAAGCTATATTGGAAAGCCGGAAATTGGAGATCACTCTGAAAGACAAGCACAAGAAACAAATTTGCAGTTCGTGTGAGACGACCAAGCAGGTCGTGGCGATATGTCCTGATTGTGGTGGTTTCCTCTGCAATGATTGTCTGTTATGCCATAAGTCAATGAAAATGTTACGACTTCATACTCATCTTGTAACGTTAAAAGATATTGAAGCAGGCACAGTAACATTTAATGCTAAAACCGTGACTTCTCTATCCAAAACACCAAAATGTCCTACTCACAAGGACATGCCTTTGCATATCAGCTGTCAAACATGCGATAAGTTAATATGCCCGGTGTGCGCTCCAATACATCATCCTGGTcacaagtttgaagaaatttcaaCAGCGGCCGatagaatgaaagaaaaatttcaaaCCTCTACAGAAGAATTAAGGCAAAGCATAAGCAATGGTGCAGTGTTTACAAAACCTTTTGAAGAACTTGAGGAGGATTACATTAAACTCGAAAGCACAGTCAATGAGTACACTGAAACACAAAAAGAcgaaattaagaaagaaatggAATCTGCTTTGGGAAGACTGAAAGAAAGGGAAATGAAGATTAGACAGAAAGCAGAAAGAGAACTCCAAGTCCTCAAAACTGGCGAGGACTTTACTATGTCTGAGATTCACACTAGAAAGATGTTCTCCAAACACTACAttgaaaaatcaaacaaatgcTTCACTAATGTTCAAAGTAAAGtggaaaatatttgcaaaacatCTCGTATTTTAACCGAGACTGCTGACAATTGGTCTGTTCTTTCGACAGCCCCTGAATTTCTCACAGCTTGTTCAGGGGTACTTAATGACATAAGTTCTATGAGGCAGGACCTTACAATGTGTTTTGACAGTTCTGAAGGTGAGACATATTCCGAAAAGGGCAGTATCCCCAGCCGCAAAGAAGAGGATGGCGAGTCCGACGAAGATGAAGTGATAGAAAATGTGTTTAGTTTTCCAGGTTTATCTCGTTCTCCATTCATCGACGAAGAATGGTATCAATTGCATGTTACTTGTATCGATGAAGCAATTACTGATCTAAGAGCTTTCTCCGACAAATATATTCTAACGTTGGCGAGTGCTGCCGATGGGACCGTAATGGTATACACTTTTAATACAGAAACAGAGGGCACTTTAACAACTTGTAACTATGACACACTTGAGCTTCCATTTTATGACACAGAGGGAAAGGTTCTCATTGCAAAGATGAACCATACTATTGAAGACTCACTTGTGGCAATCATAAATAACTCGTCAGACCTATATTATATAGATAATGACGGGGAAGCCAAGTGCAGTTCCTTTGAGCTAAATAGTAATCCAACCGAGGTTACATGTATTACGCAAGGGTTAGATGCACTTGAAGTAATTGTTGGCATCTGTGGCACAACGACACTTTATCGGTGTAACCTTCAAGCCGAGGAAATATCAAATATCCCAATTAACGTCGATGATATGGCACCTCCTGTTTCTCTCTCATCTACGAAAGAAGGAAACTTTCTCCTTTGTGATGGACAACGTAAGGCTGTGGCGATTAATGAACTCGGTGAACAGTTATATCAGTATCACGGCCGACACGACGATGATAGACCAATGAAAATATGCGCAGATCAACAAGGCTTAGTGTATGTGCTATGGGAGTCGCAAGGTATTAATATTCCCGATTCGAACATGGACAGCGTAGACGAAGATGGCAGTGACGAAAGTCAGAAGTCTTTTCCTTCCCTTGGTTCATCAGAAAGCGATGAAGAGGATGAAGAGGATGTAACCAAAGTAGTTATGCAGTATACCCAAAAAGGAATCTTTATCAGCGAGTTTACAGTTTACAAGGATATAACCATGATAGCACCTATTACTCCAAAGGAGGGATTTGGTGGCATAGCGGTGGCCACCCCTTACGGCAATTTAACAGCATTCTATATG AATGACTATGGCATAAAGCTGAGTAGATTTGTGCAAGACAAGGAAGAAACTCTGAAATGTGAAGATTCTCAAAACGAAACAGCCTCAGCAAAGGTGGACGATAAAGACCTGATTGTAAAACTTTAG
- the LOC139974209 gene encoding uncharacterized protein isoform X2, with amino-acid sequence MATANPSNLDEEILLCSICLDTLEEPKMLPCLHRFCKKCLSQVVNKIDATFNCPTCRQQTDVPENGADGFKGDFLLEAILESRKLEITLKDKHKKQICSSCETTKQVVAICPDCGGFLCNDCLLCHKSMKMLRLHTHLVTLKDIEAGTVTFNAKTVTSLSKTPKCPTHKDMPLHISCQTCDKLICPVCAPIHHPGHKFEEISTAADRMKEKFQTSTEELRQSISNGAVFTKPFEELEEDYIKLESTVNEYTETQKDEIKKEMESALGRLKEREMKIRQKAERELQVLKTGEDFTMSEIHTRKMFSKHYIEKSNKCFTNVQSKVENICKTSRILTETADNWSVLSTAPEFLTACSGVLNDISSMRQDLTMCFDSSEGETYSEKGSIPSRKEEDGESDEDEVIENVFSFPGLSRSPFIDEEWYQLHVTCIDEAITDLRAFSDKYILTLASAADGTVMVYTFNTETEGTLTTCNYDTLELPFYDTEGKVLIAKMNHTIEDSLVAIINNSSDLYYIDNDGEAKCSSFELNSNPTEVTCITQGLDALEVIVGICGTTTLYRCNLQAEEISNIPINVDDMAPPVSLSSTKEGNFLLCDGQRKAVAINELGEQLYQYHGRHDDDRPMKICADQQGLVYVLWESQGINIPDSNMDSVDEDGSDESQKSFPSLGSSESDEEDEEDVTKVVMQYTQKGIFISEFTVYKDITMIAPITPKEGFGGIAVATPYGNLTAFYMVRE; translated from the exons ATGGCCACGGCAAACCCGTCAAACTTAGATGAGGAAATCTTACTATGTTCCATTTGCCTTGATACTTTGGAAGAGCCTAAAATGTTACCATGCCTTCACCGCTTCTGTAAAAAATGTTTGTCTCAAGTTGTAAACAAAATTGATGCCACTTTCAATTGCCCTACATGTCGACAACAGACAGATGTACCAGAAAATGGAGCCGATGGATTTAAAGGTGATTTTCTCTTGGAAGCTATATTGGAAAGCCGGAAATTGGAGATCACTCTGAAAGACAAGCACAAGAAACAAATTTGCAGTTCGTGTGAGACGACCAAGCAGGTCGTGGCGATATGTCCTGATTGTGGTGGTTTCCTCTGCAATGATTGTCTGTTATGCCATAAGTCAATGAAAATGTTACGACTTCATACTCATCTTGTAACGTTAAAAGATATTGAAGCAGGCACAGTAACATTTAATGCTAAAACCGTGACTTCTCTATCCAAAACACCAAAATGTCCTACTCACAAGGACATGCCTTTGCATATCAGCTGTCAAACATGCGATAAGTTAATATGCCCGGTGTGCGCTCCAATACATCATCCTGGTcacaagtttgaagaaatttcaaCAGCGGCCGatagaatgaaagaaaaatttcaaaCCTCTACAGAAGAATTAAGGCAAAGCATAAGCAATGGTGCAGTGTTTACAAAACCTTTTGAAGAACTTGAGGAGGATTACATTAAACTCGAAAGCACAGTCAATGAGTACACTGAAACACAAAAAGAcgaaattaagaaagaaatggAATCTGCTTTGGGAAGACTGAAAGAAAGGGAAATGAAGATTAGACAGAAAGCAGAAAGAGAACTCCAAGTCCTCAAAACTGGCGAGGACTTTACTATGTCTGAGATTCACACTAGAAAGATGTTCTCCAAACACTACAttgaaaaatcaaacaaatgcTTCACTAATGTTCAAAGTAAAGtggaaaatatttgcaaaacatCTCGTATTTTAACCGAGACTGCTGACAATTGGTCTGTTCTTTCGACAGCCCCTGAATTTCTCACAGCTTGTTCAGGGGTACTTAATGACATAAGTTCTATGAGGCAGGACCTTACAATGTGTTTTGACAGTTCTGAAGGTGAGACATATTCCGAAAAGGGCAGTATCCCCAGCCGCAAAGAAGAGGATGGCGAGTCCGACGAAGATGAAGTGATAGAAAATGTGTTTAGTTTTCCAGGTTTATCTCGTTCTCCATTCATCGACGAAGAATGGTATCAATTGCATGTTACTTGTATCGATGAAGCAATTACTGATCTAAGAGCTTTCTCCGACAAATATATTCTAACGTTGGCGAGTGCTGCCGATGGGACCGTAATGGTATACACTTTTAATACAGAAACAGAGGGCACTTTAACAACTTGTAACTATGACACACTTGAGCTTCCATTTTATGACACAGAGGGAAAGGTTCTCATTGCAAAGATGAACCATACTATTGAAGACTCACTTGTGGCAATCATAAATAACTCGTCAGACCTATATTATATAGATAATGACGGGGAAGCCAAGTGCAGTTCCTTTGAGCTAAATAGTAATCCAACCGAGGTTACATGTATTACGCAAGGGTTAGATGCACTTGAAGTAATTGTTGGCATCTGTGGCACAACGACACTTTATCGGTGTAACCTTCAAGCCGAGGAAATATCAAATATCCCAATTAACGTCGATGATATGGCACCTCCTGTTTCTCTCTCATCTACGAAAGAAGGAAACTTTCTCCTTTGTGATGGACAACGTAAGGCTGTGGCGATTAATGAACTCGGTGAACAGTTATATCAGTATCACGGCCGACACGACGATGATAGACCAATGAAAATATGCGCAGATCAACAAGGCTTAGTGTATGTGCTATGGGAGTCGCAAGGTATTAATATTCCCGATTCGAACATGGACAGCGTAGACGAAGATGGCAGTGACGAAAGTCAGAAGTCTTTTCCTTCCCTTGGTTCATCAGAAAGCGATGAAGAGGATGAAGAGGATGTAACCAAAGTAGTTATGCAGTATACCCAAAAAGGAATCTTTATCAGCGAGTTTACAGTTTACAAGGATATAACCATGATAGCACCTATTACTCCAAAGGAGGGATTTGGTGGCATAGCGGTGGCCACCCCTTACGGCAATTTAACAGCATTCTATATGGTAAGAG AATGA